Below is a window of Flavobacteriales bacterium DNA.
AGATTGAGTGAATTTTACTTGGCCTTTGTTATGTCGCTGAAGTCTTTCGTTGATGTTAGATGTGCAACCCGTATAAATAAGACCGTCGTTACACTTAAGAAAATATACATACCACATGTGAGATGAGATTGGAATGCCCTCCTACGCGTTTGCTATGGCAAAAGCTTCGGAGGACGAGATAGTTTATTAAATATTTTTTAATGAAGTTAGATAAAATATGGACCTCTTGCTCTATGCTGTTTCTCAATACTTGTTGCTGGACCGTGTCCACCGGAGCCCTAGCACAAATGAACATTCGAAGGTGCTAAAAATAAAAAGCCCTCCTACGCGTTTGCTATAGCAAAAGCTTCGGAGGGCGAAGGTGGAGTCGGAGGGAATCGAACCCTCGTCCAAACAAGGAAATTATAAACTTTCTACATGTTTAGTATCTACTTAATTTTCGAAGATAAGCTGGCAAGACACTACCCATTTACCTCTTAGTTCCTAATATTTTACCCTAACACCGAAACGTTGTTAGATAGCTAGTTCATCTTAATGATACCAAATGCTTAAAGCTGCTGAACGAAGCTTTAAGCGAGGCAGCTCGGAATCAGTACCTAGTACTGTTCTAAGGCGTCATCTCTTAGAGATTAGGCCGCAAGCGCGTAGTCAGATTCGCCGTTTAAAAGCGTATGAATTAGGATTAACGAGATTAACTCACAAAGCTCGACATGCTTACTTATCCTTTCATCTTGCTGTCAAATCCAGTCGACCCCAGGTAAGTGGTGTAAAATTACGTAAATATTATTGGTATTGTTCGATGACAGGGAGGTTACGGAACCTTTAACCCTAGAACTAAAATATCATCCACTTGGTCTAAAACTTCGTTTTCAGTTCTCCAAGCTTCTATCGTTGTATTTAGTTTTTCTCTTTGCCCTTTCATAGACAAATCCTGACTATCTTTTAACAATTGCTTGAATCGTTTAGTCATAAATTTCTTTCCTTTTGGACCGCCAAACTGATCCGCAAATCCATCAGAGAAAATATAAATAGCATCTCCAGATTGTAACTGAATTTCATTTCTATCGAATTTCTTTTGTCCTTGGTAAT
It encodes the following:
- a CDS encoding GIY-YIG nuclease family protein gives rise to the protein MWYVYFLKCNDGLIYTGCTSNINERLQRHNKGQVKFTQS